In one Ignavibacteria bacterium genomic region, the following are encoded:
- a CDS encoding T9SS type A sorting domain-containing protein translates to IDNNILNEFGKQSVMGIMEYLELNHPKWFVMDNKSANAVGSWLTFTNNSNWNFYGDSYLYITPSANNHYVEWNTELLSPGKYLVYAMWQDLSTAATNAKYEIQTLNYNSNKIVNQKNNGGLWQLLDSVNLNTPDYLTIKLSNKGDGTIVADAIRVIYAGTPTKVDDGIITEDFSLKQNFPNPFNASTKIRFTIRKSANCNLKIYDLLGREIIALVDGQKNPGSYEIEFDASRFSSGLVSGIYFASLRVGNEIKTIKMTLVK, encoded by the coding sequence GATAGATAACAACATATTGAATGAATTCGGAAAACAATCTGTGATGGGAATTATGGAATATCTTGAATTGAATCATCCAAAATGGTTTGTGATGGATAATAAATCTGCTAACGCAGTCGGCAGCTGGTTGACTTTTACAAATAATTCCAATTGGAATTTTTACGGCGATTCTTATCTCTACATAACACCAAGTGCAAATAATCACTATGTTGAATGGAATACGGAATTACTATCTCCTGGAAAATATTTAGTCTATGCAATGTGGCAAGACCTTTCAACAGCGGCAACTAACGCGAAATATGAAATCCAAACTTTAAATTACAACAGCAATAAAATTGTAAATCAAAAAAATAACGGCGGTTTGTGGCAATTGCTCGATAGTGTGAACTTGAACACGCCTGATTATTTGACTATTAAGCTTTCAAATAAAGGGGATGGAACTATTGTTGCAGATGCAATTCGTGTTATTTATGCCGGAACTCCCACAAAAGTTGATGATGGAATTATCACTGAAGATTTTTCCCTTAAGCAAAATTTTCCAAATCCTTTTAATGCTTCCACAAAAATTAGATTCACTATCAGGAAATCGGCGAACTGTAATCTGAAAATATACGACTTGCTTGGGAGAGAAATCATAGCTCTTGTTGACGGACAAAAAAATCCCGGCAGTTATGAGATAGAATTTGACGCTTCCAGATTCTCTAGTGGATTGGTGAGCGGAATATATTTTGCATCGCTCCGAGTTGGAAATGAAATAAAAACAATTAAAATGACACTGGTAAAATAA
- a CDS encoding SpoIID/LytB domain-containing protein yields MKQPIIKVGIISNQHSAKFFLHGSFLMNENQKMNDIGYTVTVKGDLICLHQEENIIDEQKEFIFKPKGKKSNFDIENVVIGIDFHWEQKEKETFEGNLLIINRDGKLILINEIEVEKYLQSVISSEMNSESPYEYLKAHSIISRSWLLSQLDETKNGESKKHDFIQTEKEIIKWYDREDHEHFDVCADDHCQRYQGITKIHDNKALAAVKETFGIVLTYEGKVCDTRYSKCCGGFSEEFQNVWQNNEIQYLISIYDLDAPAFLTLDTEERASEFINSQPEAYCNTNDSELLKTILLDYDQTTVDFFRWKLEMKQLGLVTLLKLKMGIDFGEIIELKSLERGKSGRIKKLKIIGSKKEFTIGKELEIRRALSEKHLYSSAFTIEHVYGENPNVPIKFILRGAGWGHGVGFCQIGGAVMASKGKKFEEILYHYFKNSKLETVY; encoded by the coding sequence ATGAAACAACCCATTATAAAAGTTGGAATAATATCTAATCAGCATTCTGCAAAGTTTTTTTTGCACGGTTCGTTTTTAATGAACGAAAATCAAAAAATGAATGATATTGGATATACCGTTACTGTTAAAGGGGATTTGATTTGTCTTCACCAAGAAGAAAATATTATCGACGAACAAAAGGAATTCATTTTTAAACCGAAAGGGAAAAAATCGAACTTTGATATCGAAAACGTTGTGATCGGAATTGATTTTCACTGGGAGCAAAAGGAAAAAGAAACCTTTGAAGGGAATTTGCTAATTATTAATCGCGATGGAAAGCTGATTTTAATTAACGAAATCGAGGTTGAAAAATATTTACAATCGGTAATCAGTTCGGAAATGAACTCAGAAAGCCCGTACGAATATTTAAAAGCACATTCAATAATTTCAAGAAGCTGGCTTCTTTCACAATTAGATGAAACAAAAAACGGAGAATCGAAAAAACACGATTTTATTCAAACCGAAAAAGAAATTATAAAATGGTACGACCGAGAGGATCATGAGCACTTTGATGTTTGCGCCGACGATCACTGCCAAAGATATCAGGGCATTACTAAAATTCACGATAACAAAGCGCTTGCTGCCGTTAAAGAAACTTTCGGAATAGTATTGACCTACGAAGGAAAAGTTTGCGATACAAGATATTCAAAATGCTGCGGGGGTTTTTCGGAAGAATTTCAAAATGTCTGGCAGAATAATGAGATACAATATTTAATATCAATTTACGATCTCGATGCGCCTGCTTTTCTAACTCTTGACACTGAAGAGCGAGCAAGCGAGTTTATTAACTCACAGCCTGAAGCTTACTGCAACACAAATGATTCAGAACTATTGAAGACAATTCTTCTCGATTACGATCAGACAACAGTTGATTTCTTTAGATGGAAACTTGAAATGAAACAGCTTGGATTGGTTACTTTACTTAAGTTGAAAATGGGAATTGACTTCGGTGAAATTATTGAATTAAAATCTCTAGAAAGAGGAAAATCCGGCAGAATAAAAAAATTAAAGATCATCGGATCGAAAAAAGAATTCACAATCGGAAAAGAACTTGAGATCCGAAGAGCTTTATCAGAGAAACACCTTTACAGTTCTGCTTTTACTATTGAGCATGTTTATGGAGAGAATCCAAATGTTCCAATAAAATTTATTCTTCGAGGCGCAGGCTGGGGACATGGTGTCGGTTTCTGTCAAATTGGTGGAGCAGTAATGGCTTCCAAAGGAAAAAAGTTTGAAGAAATTCTTTATCACTACTTTAAAAACTCAAAATTAGAAACAGTCTACTAA
- a CDS encoding leucyl/phenylalanyl-tRNA--protein transferase: MLRNYSMGAFPMAEESGEINWYYPQVRAIIPLDNYRITRSLRQVIGKNIFEIKFNTSTLEVIHECAKRKKTWISQELIDAYERIFKLGYVHSVETYFEKKLVGGLYGIAIRGAFFGESMFSKKEEASKVALYFLIRHLIEKNFKLLDVQFITPHLKMFGAVEISLEEYNRLLDDAYQDKC; this comes from the coding sequence ATGCTTCGAAATTATTCGATGGGGGCTTTCCCAATGGCTGAAGAATCTGGTGAAATCAATTGGTACTATCCGCAAGTAAGAGCAATTATTCCGTTAGATAACTACCGTATAACACGTTCTCTGCGGCAAGTTATCGGAAAAAATATTTTCGAAATAAAGTTTAACACTTCCACGCTCGAAGTAATTCATGAATGTGCAAAACGTAAAAAGACTTGGATTAGCCAAGAACTTATCGATGCGTATGAAAGGATTTTTAAACTTGGTTATGTTCACAGCGTTGAAACTTATTTTGAAAAAAAGTTAGTCGGCGGACTTTATGGAATTGCAATTCGAGGAGCTTTCTTTGGTGAAAGTATGTTCTCAAAAAAAGAAGAGGCCTCAAAGGTTGCTCTTTATTTCTTAATTCGACATTTGATTGAGAAGAATTTCAAATTGCTGGATGTTCAATTTATTACACCTCACCTGAAAATGTTCGGCGCTGTCGAAATTTCTCTTGAAGAATATAACAGATTACTTGATGACGCTTATCAAGATAAATGCTGA
- a CDS encoding TlpA family protein disulfide reductase: protein MKKQKERKIGTQARSQEEKPKINWGRYFTIAFVATVIILFIVNNTRDDLPEINPQHYPPSSSDEKTKTDETRNPAHNFALKSLDGKNVQLSDFKGKIVIVDFWATWCAPCREGIPDLIEIQKEYKDVQVIGITVDQNPMEVVPGFVKEFKINYPILISDPNVLQQYGGIDAIPTSFIISKDGKIIKKMVGLYPKSTYLNVIREELQI, encoded by the coding sequence ATGAAAAAACAAAAAGAGAGAAAAATCGGAACGCAAGCACGGTCACAAGAAGAAAAACCAAAAATCAATTGGGGAAGATATTTTACAATTGCATTCGTGGCCACAGTCATAATACTTTTTATAGTCAATAATACAAGAGACGATTTACCAGAAATTAATCCTCAACATTATCCGCCAAGCTCTTCAGACGAAAAAACAAAAACAGATGAGACAAGAAATCCAGCGCATAATTTCGCACTAAAATCACTTGACGGAAAAAATGTACAACTTTCTGATTTTAAGGGAAAAATTGTTATAGTAGATTTTTGGGCAACTTGGTGTGCACCTTGCAGAGAAGGGATTCCCGATCTGATTGAAATACAAAAAGAATATAAAGATGTTCAAGTGATCGGGATTACGGTTGATCAAAATCCTATGGAAGTTGTTCCCGGTTTCGTTAAAGAATTTAAGATCAATTATCCAATTTTAATTTCAGATCCAAATGTGCTTCAGCAGTACGGCGGAATCGATGCAATACCGACTTCGTTCATAATTTCTAAAGACGGCAAGATCATAAAAAAAATGGTGGGGTTATATCCAAAGAGCACATATTTAAATGTAATTCGCGAGGAACTTCAGATTTAA